Genomic window (Rhododendron vialii isolate Sample 1 chromosome 4a, ASM3025357v1):
TTGAAGGTTGCGGCTCTAGCCTTGAAAGGCCCTACGACCGGCCACTCACGAATTAAGATTGTCTCTTAAAAAATGATGGGCCTCCCATCATGGCCCAAATCAGTTAAAAGGCCCAAGGATTAAATTAATCCACTTGCTTAAATGTTTCATCCAGGCCTAATCCAAGTGCCTAAGAGTAGCAAAGCCCACGAATAAGCCCGAATTGATAGAAACCCTGGTTCATGCTCGCCAGActtgggctcagaaggcttacaatGGGCAAAAAGCCCATGACTCACCAAACAAGTTCAAGCTTGACCAGGAAATAGGCCCATTATTTTAAGAAAACATCTTTAAAAGCCCTTAACAAGCGGCTTGAAGGCCtcgaagctgctcacaagcagctcaaaggcctcgaagctgctcacaagcagctcaaaggcctcgaaactcacaagcagctcaaaggcctcgaagctgattacaagcagctcaaaggcctcaagctgctcacaagcagctcaaaggcctcgaagctgctcacaagcaactcaaaggcctagaatattcttgtTGGACAAGGctgggtaagctgctcacaagcagttCAAGGTCTGTAGTGGcgggaccccattcttcaggaTAATGCAGAGGCCAGTAACAGGTGGCAAGCATGCAGCCCATGGAGATTCTAGTGAATGACTcctgcagacctaagcaagctgctcacaagcagctctcCCAGGCCTGCTTGATCTTTTTCTCGATCCTTCTTCCGTAAAGAATTAAGCTCAAAGGGTTTTTGGGACCCACAAGGAGTTGAAGGCCCAATAAAATGATGGGAAGGCCTGGGGTATTTTTAGCCTACAGCTATGGTGGGCCCGGAAGATGGCCATGCAAGCAATAGCTTGAGTATTGAAGCAGCTCAAAATGGTTTGGGTGCTGCAGGGCCTGAGATTCTTTATGCCCTTTTCCAGAGATTTGCACAGAAAAGGAGGACTTCTCAGGCCTTTGCCATACTCTTGGAGTATAAGGCACGTTTTGTTCAGGAAGAAgcccctcattggagcattttggaGCTACTCAAGCCCAAGCCTTTGCTAGAAGgccacttggcagccatgcattggagcattttgaagcagctcaaggcctgtagTCCCTATAATTCTCAGTTTTGGAGGCCTTGGAAATGGTCCACGACCTCAAAGCTCACAGCTTAAGCACTTACATTCCCATTTCTTTCAAATATTACATGTATTCACTTCGAAGTAGTCAAAGGTTTATCACATTTCTTGTATCCAAGCTTCATTGAATCGATTAATGAAGTTTGTTTGATCCTTTCTTACTGCattgtctttctttccattgttctAACAACGAGTGGGAAATACTTCAAGTCCTTAGCCCGACAAGGCAACCAACGAATCatcacgaggccttaccctttAGGCCGAGCGCAATCACTCGATAGAAGTCAGACTTTGAGGCACGAAGGCCTTAAAAGCAATTCGGACAGacttgtcctggcacgcccTCGCATTCCAAGCCAATttggtttttgcactttttgtggagaaacaggGAGATGTATGGTACTTTTGCTTTATAACGTATCAACCATTCAGTCAGAACATGGGCTTGATAAGCAACAACACATGGCAGCCGTGCGAGTTGCATCTCCACAGCCACTGTCCCAGAAGTACATAAAGCAACCTTGCTCGCCTGCATGCCATTTAATTTAGCTATGTAAGAATTATGAGTTTTCACCTAGAACAATTCTAGGGTTAATACACGTTAAATGCACTGTAATATATCCTTAAACACAAGCCTAACAGAGGATCCTAGCAGGGGCTTAACTTCTTATATTTATAGTCTATGCACATGAAAAAGAGTAGGCACCTAATGACGGATTGTACACAGAAGGCCTTGTCACATGAGAAACATAAGATAGTGGTACCAAAAAGGCGACAATCACCTAAACAAAGGTGATATGAAGCTTCCGGCTCAATTAGAAGCTTTCATATCACTTGGCATACACCTTTGGagattggtttattttttgcatgctTCCTTTGCTTTTACCCATAATATTCCACAAGGACATGCATTCCATGCAATTAGTTGTTCCCCTACTTCTGTTAGTCTAGATGTGATCGAAGCAGTTTCAAGTGCTCGAAAAATGAACCGAAACAAACATGGTTATTACGGAATCTGTTTTATACATACTGTCAAGAGTATCTTACCGTGCATTGTTACAGAATCTgtttaatactccctctgtccctttttttgtgtccagtattccattttgagctGTCCATTAATAggtgtcaattttgtaaagttacagggtaaaagttggtgtattgtctattttgtccctaaaagtaaattttattttgaaaagttagtgagtaaaagtgtaataatgataggtaagtaggaaaagtggaggaaaaagttgatgtgaaaggtgtaataatgatatctttttaataagttggagttacgaagcaggacatttaaaaatggacggaaggagtatgaAGTATGAACTATCAAGAGTGCATTGGCAAAAGAAGCCATAGATCTTACACTTGGCGCATCATACTTCATGTGAGCTGATCCCCCTGGAATCAGAATCACAGGTATAGGTGCCGCATGGATCACCATAATCAACTCTGAGAAATAGTCTTTTAATAGCTTCATAGCGCTGAAGAAGATTGGAAGCATGCGGTTTACCTCTTGTAATCTGCTTCCAGGGAGCAAGGAAATAATTGTGACTCCTTcaaaagatagaaaaagaaaatcagaaagACATAATGAGGTTCAAGTATTTACTGGATAAGCTACCACAGTAAATTTTTTCCCAATGGGAGACATTTCCTAAACAACACTTACAAGAGTTAAAAATGgagaaagtacataaacacacACCAAAAAGCGTGgggaagaaaggaaaagagaaaataaaactggTGATGGTGGccaaattattttgcataaaATCCACCGGGAAAATTGAGGATTACCAAAAATCCAAGCTTCATACCAATACGCTCTTCTGTGGAAGCCTTGGTACAGGGAAATATAAATTACGAGAAACACCGAAGACTACGTAGGTGAAGTAGCCCACCTTTTAGAGAGAAATCTGAGAGTTGGCTCCATTCCAAAAAGGGCTTAGAATTTCCTTACCTGAAGATATTTCATGTTTACTTTGAAATTTGTCAAAACTTCCTTGCACCTTCCATCCTTTTTCTACATTATTCGTCCCCTGAAGATGAAATCCATCCACAAATAAGTATTTGGACTACTACACAGGACATTAGGACAACGTCAACAGGACAAATATTAACATTAAAAAGCAAGTTAAATGACTGCACAATCCTGATCTCGTAATATAGGAACCGAATTAACGAAGATCAATAATTGTGATGTCAGAACATTGCAGAAGTACCAAATTCAACTCCAAAACATCTTCAAGTATGGGGTGGCCCACAAAGGTCGCAGCTAGTCCATTCAATCTGCAAACTTCGGTCTCAAATGGCAGTATGCACAAGACATGATCCACGAACTCAGATAGCCCTTTGAGCCTTGCTTCAC
Coding sequences:
- the LOC131323613 gene encoding probable lipid-A-disaccharide synthase, mitochondrial, with product MLLRTVFTLNRSVNLGFLLVMRRSVSVSSIAAIDVAAKDGELGVFVVAGEVSGDTIGSRLMASMRKLSPFPIWFAGVGRSMMSDHGLKSLFPMEDIAVMGIWELFRVKLKETAQAALLFQPHVVVTVDSKGFSFSLLKQLCAKYSQQGMVSPPHFHYVAPSFWAWKGGEARLKGLSEFVDHVLCILPFETEVCRLNGLAATFVGHPILEDVLELNLGTNNVEKGWKVQGSFDKFQSKHEISSGVTIISLLPGSRLQEVNRMLPIFFSAMKLLKDYFSELIMVIHAAPIPVILIPGGSAHMKYDAPSASKVALCTSGTVAVEMQLARLPCVVAYQAHVLTEWLIRYKAKVPYISLFLHKKCKNQIGLECEGVPGQALGLGLDETFKQVD